Below is a window of Stappia sp. DNA.
CGCGAAGGCCACCATCTCCAGCGACAGCACCACCAGCGCGATCAGCGCCAGCGCGCCGCCGACGGCGAGCCGGTCCAGCACCTGCGTGAGGGCGTCCATCGACCTGCCTAACCGCGCGCTGGAAAGCCGATGAGTTGCTGGATGTCCTTCATCGCGACCCGCAGATGCGCCATCGGTTCGCGCCGCACCAGCTTCTTGTCGAGATAGGCCTCCCAGGTGAGGCGCTGCACGTCCGGGTCGGCGCACATGCGCACGAACTGCTCGCGCCGCTTGTCGCTGCCGTACCAGATCGCCTGCATGATGCCGAGGGCGAAGAAGACGCGGCCGTGCTCGCGCATGAAGCGCTTGCGCACCCTCTTGAGGGGCTTCGTCGCGCCGGTGACCAGCATCTCCGACACTTCCTGCGCGGCGATCTCGCCGCTCAGCATGGCGTAATAGATGCCCTCGCCGGAACAGGGCGCGACGACGCCGGCGGCATCGCCCACCAGCACGACGTTCTTCCCGTCGTCCCAGCGCCGCATGGGCTTGAGCGGCAGCGGCGCGCCTTCCTCGCGTACGGTCCTGGCCTCCGCCAGCCCGGCGGCGGCGCGCAGGTCCCGCGTCGCGGTCTTCAGGCTGTGGCCCTTGACCGCCGACCCGGTGCCGATGCTCGAATGCTTGCCGTGCGGGAACACCCAGCCGTAGAAATCGGGCGAGATGCGCCCGTCGTAGACGACGTCGCAGCGGTCCGCGCGAAAGAGCTCCGGATCGGGCGCTTCCGGCGTCTCCACGATCTCGTGATAGGCGAAGACATAGGGCGGCTTCTTCTCCGGCCCGAAGACGGCGCGGCGCACCGCGGAATTGGCCCCGTCCGCGCCGATGACGACGCGGGCGGTCACGACGCGGGTCTCGCCGCCGCGATCCTTGTCGGCGAGCGTCACCGCGACCCGGCCGTCGCGGGCGTGCTCCAGATGCTTGAAGGTGCCGGTGACGCGCACCGCGCCGGCGGCTTCCGCCCGCTCGCGCAGGAAGGGGTCGAAGCGGTCGCGGTCGACCATGCCGACGTAGCCGAGATCGCCGATGTCCATCTCGACCTGATGCCCGCTCGGCGCAATCACGCGCGCGGCATGGGCACGCGCCACGATCTGGTCCGGCGGAATGGCGAAGTCGCGGATCGCGCGCGTCGGGATCGCGCCGCCGCAGGGCTTGATCCGCCCCTCCCGGTCGAGGAGGAGTGTGGAGCGACCGCCGGCCGCCAGAGCCTGCGCGGCGGTCGCTCCTGCCGGTCCACCCCCGACAACGATGACATCATAGGTCTCTGGATAGGTTTTGGGGCTCATCCGATCACTCCGCTGGTGCGAGGGGGACAGGGGCGTCGTCCGTCGCGGTCCCGGGGCGCCCGCCGATACGCAGGGCAATGGCGGCGGAGGCGAGGAAGATGACGGCCTCGCCGGAAAACACGAGGGCGAAGGAGAGCGCCGTGTCGCCGGTTGTCGCCCGCGCCACATCCAGCGCGACCGTGCCGAGGAAGCCGCCGAGCCCGAAGGCGATGGCCTGCGCCGCGCCCCACACGCCCATGCGAATGCCCTCCCGCCGGCCGCCGCCGGCGCCTGCGAGCGCCATCATGGTGCCGATGGCCGCCACCGCGAAGGCGCCGTTGGCGAGCCCGAGCAGGAAGATGTTGAGCTTCAGCGGCCAGGCCGGCGCGGCGGCCGCCGACAGGGCAAGCGCGGCGAGCGCGCCGGCCGAGCCGAGGCAGCCTGCGACGATGAAGAGCTTGAGGATCGCCGGCTTGCGCCGGGCCACCAGCGTGCCGACGATCCCGACGAGCGCCATGCCGAGCAGCACGCCGCCGTGCTGCACGCCGGACAATTGCGTCGTCTCGCCGGGCGTCATGGCGAAGAGCAGCCCGCCGAAGGGCTCCAGGATCAGATCCTGGGTGGAATAGGCGAGCATGGACACGAAGACGAACAGCGTGAAAAGCCGCGCCTCGCCGTCGCGCCAGGTTTCGGCGAGACTGTCGCGGAAGGCGCGCGGGGAGGCGGTGGCGGCACGCTCGTGCCGGTCCTCTCCGGCCCCGAGCGCCGGGGCGTCGCGCTCCAGCCGCCACACGGCGACCAGCGCGATCGCGAAGACCAGCGCTCCGGTCGCGCCGGTGATGGCGACGAGCCTTGCGTGGGAATAGGGATCGAGCAGCTGCCCGGTGACGATGGCGGTGACCACGATGCCGGCGATCATCATCATCCACACGATGGTGGCCGCCGCCGGCCGGCGCGCCGGGGCCGTGCGGCTCGCCAGCAGGGCGAGCAGCGAGGTGCCGCAGGCGCCGATGCCGATGCCGATCAGCGCGTAGCAGACGAACGCGGCGGCAAAGCCGAGCCAGAAGGAGCTTTCGAACAGGAAGGTGGTGGCCGCCGCGCCGGTGCCGGCGAGCGCCAGAAGCGCAAGCCCGCCGAGGATCCAGCCGGTGCGCGAGCCGCCGACGTCCGAGCCGTGGCCCCACAGCGGGCGGGCGATCTGGACCGCGTAATGCAGGCCGACCAGCAGCCCCGGGATCATCGCGGCAAGCGACAGTTCGACCACCATCACGCGATTGAGCGTCGAGGTGGTGAGCACGACGATGGAGCCGAGCGCGGCCTGCACCAGCCCGAGGCGGACGATGGCGACCCAACTCAATCCGGCTGCGGTCGATCCGGGTGCGGCCAATCCGGGTGAGGCATGGCCTCGCGTCATGTCATCCCCTCCCGTTCAGTCTCCTGCGGCGCCCGGTCTCCCCGGATGCCGGGATCCGCGTCAGGCGCCGGTGAGCCCGCGCAGGCCGACCGCCGCGATCATCATGCCGCTGACGTAAAGCCCGACGCCGATGGCGCTGTACCAGACCGCCCGGCCGATGGGGTCCTTGAGAAACCGCGTCATGCAGGCGAGTTGCGCCAGCGTCAGCGCGCCGATGAGGCCGGCGTGGATCGGCCGGTCCCAGACGATGAGCGCCGCGATGACGGCGATCTGGGCGGCGGCCATGATCACGCAGGCGATGCGCGCGGCGCGCTCCGGGCCGTAGCGCGCCGGCAGCGAGCGGATGCCCATCTGCCGGTCGCCCTCGATCGCCTTGAAATCGTTGAGTGTCATGATCCCGTGCGCGCCGATCCCGTAAAGCAGGGCGATGAGCGCGATGCGCGGATCGGGCAGCCCGTCGACGGCCGCGGCGACGGCCGTCAGCCAGGGCAGCGTCTCGTAGGACAGGCCGACGGCGGCATTGCCCTGCCAGCCGTCCTGCTTGAGCCGCATCGGCGGCATGGAATAGGCCCAGGCGAAGAAGAGACCGACGACAGCGGCCCAGAAGACCCAAAGCCCCAGAACCCAAGCCAGCGCCAGCGAGATCAGGCTGCCGGCGATCGCCACCCACAGCCCCCAACGCCCCGGCATCCGGCCGGAGGGGATCACCCGGTCCGGCTCGTTGATCGCGTCGACATGCCGGTCGTACCAGTCGTTGACAGCCTGGCTGGTGCCGCAGATCAGCGGTCCTGCCAGCAGCACCCCGCCCATCAGATAGGGCCAGCGCGCGAAGAGATCGGCACCGCTCGCCACCATGCCGCAGGCATAGGCCCACATCGGCGGAAACCACGTGATGGGCTTCAGCAGCTCGAGCACCGCCATCGGGCTCGGCGCGCCCGTCTTCGCGGGCCGGGGCTGGGGGAGCGTGCGTACAACCATGGCGAAAGGCTAGGTTAGCCCCGCGCGACTGTCAATTCAAATTGACAGAATTGGGATCGAGGGTGTCAATCTGGATTGACGGATTTGCCGTTGCCATTGTTGGGGCTGAAATCCTCCAGCCCGTGCCGCCGCAGCTTGATGTAGAGGCTCTGCCGGCTGAGCCCCAGCAGATCGGCGGCGGAGGCGCGGTTGTTGTCCGTCTGGCGGAGCGCCGTCTCGATGCACATCTTCTCGATCACGTCGACCGACTCGCGGATCAGCTCCTTGAGCGGCACCCGGCCGATCAGCTCGGAGAAATCGGCGGCATCGGGGGCGAGACCGGCGGCCGACATGCCCAGACCCGCCTCGCGCCTGGCCGCGTCGCCGATCAGAAGTCCGACATGCTCCGTTCCGCCGCGCACGAAGCGCGAGGCGGAGACCGTGACCGGTTTCAGGCTGCCGAGCTCGTCGCGCAGGACGGTGGCGAACTGGCGCACGCGCCCCTCGTCGCGCAGCTTGGCGAGCAGCACGCTGAGGTCGACGGCCGAGCCGCCGAGCCAATTGTTCAGGTTGCGGCCGATCAGCCGTTCCTTGTTGAGCAGCCCGACCATGTCGAGGAACGTGTCGTTGAGATCCTCGATCAGGCCC
It encodes the following:
- a CDS encoding geranylgeranyl diphosphate reductase produces the protein MSPKTYPETYDVIVVGGGPAGATAAQALAAGGRSTLLLDREGRIKPCGGAIPTRAIRDFAIPPDQIVARAHAARVIAPSGHQVEMDIGDLGYVGMVDRDRFDPFLRERAEAAGAVRVTGTFKHLEHARDGRVAVTLADKDRGGETRVVTARVVIGADGANSAVRRAVFGPEKKPPYVFAYHEIVETPEAPDPELFRADRCDVVYDGRISPDFYGWVFPHGKHSSIGTGSAVKGHSLKTATRDLRAAAGLAEARTVREEGAPLPLKPMRRWDDGKNVVLVGDAAGVVAPCSGEGIYYAMLSGEIAAQEVSEMLVTGATKPLKRVRKRFMREHGRVFFALGIMQAIWYGSDKRREQFVRMCADPDVQRLTWEAYLDKKLVRREPMAHLRVAMKDIQQLIGFPARG
- the chlG gene encoding chlorophyll synthase ChlG, translated to MVVRTLPQPRPAKTGAPSPMAVLELLKPITWFPPMWAYACGMVASGADLFARWPYLMGGVLLAGPLICGTSQAVNDWYDRHVDAINEPDRVIPSGRMPGRWGLWVAIAGSLISLALAWVLGLWVFWAAVVGLFFAWAYSMPPMRLKQDGWQGNAAVGLSYETLPWLTAVAAAVDGLPDPRIALIALLYGIGAHGIMTLNDFKAIEGDRQMGIRSLPARYGPERAARIACVIMAAAQIAVIAALIVWDRPIHAGLIGALTLAQLACMTRFLKDPIGRAVWYSAIGVGLYVSGMMIAAVGLRGLTGA
- a CDS encoding BCD family MFS transporter → MTRGHASPGLAAPGSTAAGLSWVAIVRLGLVQAALGSIVVLTTSTLNRVMVVELSLAAMIPGLLVGLHYAVQIARPLWGHGSDVGGSRTGWILGGLALLALAGTGAAATTFLFESSFWLGFAAAFVCYALIGIGIGACGTSLLALLASRTAPARRPAAATIVWMMMIAGIVVTAIVTGQLLDPYSHARLVAITGATGALVFAIALVAVWRLERDAPALGAGEDRHERAATASPRAFRDSLAETWRDGEARLFTLFVFVSMLAYSTQDLILEPFGGLLFAMTPGETTQLSGVQHGGVLLGMALVGIVGTLVARRKPAILKLFIVAGCLGSAGALAALALSAAAAPAWPLKLNIFLLGLANGAFAVAAIGTMMALAGAGGGRREGIRMGVWGAAQAIAFGLGGFLGTVALDVARATTGDTALSFALVFSGEAVIFLASAAIALRIGGRPGTATDDAPVPLAPAE